A single genomic interval of Armigeres subalbatus isolate Guangzhou_Male chromosome 1, GZ_Asu_2, whole genome shotgun sequence harbors:
- the LOC134226056 gene encoding cytochrome P450 6a8-like produces MLSLVFAIVALLLTAAALYIHRRGRFWSDRGIPCAPNPEFLFGHVRDQLTKRHASYVHQDLYRQFKARGESFAGYSFFSVPAIMTVDPELVKTILVRDFGIFHDRGIFNNPKDDPLSGHLFLLEGLQWKVLRQMLSPTFTSGRMKMMFGAIMEVAEKFRQFMVENRGREPVIEMKEVLAMFTTDVIGTCAFGIECNTLNNPDSDFLKYGKMVFEQKLSIMAKFIFASLFKDLGRALGIKLVEADLENFFMGLVRETVEFREKNNVQRNDFMNLLLQLKNKGRLLDQLDEGELIESRGLTMDELAAQCFVFFIAGFETSSTTMNFCLYELAKNPDIQEKLRVEIEKAIASNDGQVTYDLVMGHRYLDNVVNETLRKYPPLESLNRVPISDYTVPGTQHVLPKQTMITIPVYAMHHDPEYYPDPERFDPDRFIPEAVQARHPYTFIPFGEGPRNCIGMRFGVMQTKIGLITLLRNFRFSPSSKTPERLVFEVKSFVLSPKGGNYLKFDKI; encoded by the exons ATGTTATCACTCGTGTTCGCGATAGTGGCTTTGCTGCTGACAGCCGCCGCTCTTTATATACACCGCCGTGGTCGATTCTGGTCGGATCGCGGGATTCCTTGCGCTCCCAACCCGGAGTTTCTGTTCGGTCACGTGCGCGATCAGCTTACCAAAAGACATGCCTCGTATGTGCATCAAGATCTGTATCGGCAGTTCAAGGCGCGTGGGGAAAGTTTCGCTGGGTATAGCTTTTTCTCAGTGCCGGCAATCATGACTGTGGATCCAGAGCTGGTAAAAACTATTCTGGTGAGggattttggaatatttcacgACCGTGGGATATTCAACAACCCGAAGGACGACCCGCTGTCGGGGCATTTGTTTCTGCTGGAGGGCCTTCAGTGGAAGGTTCTACGACAGATGCTCAGTCCGACGTTCACTTCCGGACGTATGAAGATGATGTTCGGTGCGATTATGGAAGTGGCAGAAAAGTTCCGTCAGTTTATGGTGGAAAATCGCGGAAGGGAGCCGGTAATCGAAATGAAGGAGGTGCTGGCGATGTTCACTACTGATGTCATTGGAACGTGCGCATTTGGAATCGAGTGTAATACATTGAATAATCCCGATTCGGATTTCTTGAAATATGGAAAGATGGTTTTCGAGCAGAAACTGAGCATAATGGCTAAGTTTATCTTTGCGTCCTTGTTCAAAGATTTGGGACGAGCATTGGGTATAAAATTAGTGGAAGCCGACTTAGAAAACTTTTTCATGGGTTTAGTGCGAGAAACGGTGGAGTTCCGAGAGAAAAATAACGTGCAGAGAAATGACTTCATGAACCTGTTGTTGCAGTTAAAGAACAAAGGCCGATTATTGGATCAACTAGATGAAGGAGAGCTTATTGAATCAAGAGGATTAACCATGGATGAGTTAGCGGCACAGTGCTTTGTGTTCTTCATCGCTGGATTTGAGACTTCATCAACAACGATGAATTTCTGTTTATACGAGCTGGCAAAAAATCCTGATATTCAAGAGAAATTGCGGGTCGAAATTGAAAAAGCGATAGCTTCTAATGATGGACAAGTTACATACGATCTAGTGATGGGACATCGTTACTTGGATAATGTAGTGAATG AAACTCTCCGAAAGTACCCCCCGCTTGAGAGTCTAAACCGTGTACCAATATCCGACTACACGGTTCCAGGAACGCAACATGTCCTCCCCAAGCAGACAATGATCACCATTCCTGTTTACGCGATGCATCACGATCCGGAATACTATCCGGATCCGGAACGTTTTGACCCGGATCGGTTCATCCCGGAAGCTGTTCAGGCTCGGCATCCGTACACATTTATACCGTTCGGGGAAGGTCCTCGTAATTGCATCGGAATGCGTTTCGGGGTCATGCAGACCAAAATTGGGTTGATTACTTTGCTACGCAACTTCAGATTTTCACCATCATCGAAGACGCCCGAGAGGTTAGTGTTCGAGGTGAAATCGTTCGTGCTGTCACCAAAGGGTGGAAACTATCTCAAATTCGATAAAATATAA